A stretch of the Pseudobdellovibrionaceae bacterium genome encodes the following:
- a CDS encoding mobile mystery protein B, with amino-acid sequence MSDFKFEYPPGATPLNPNELAGLKPTYISTQRELNAAEQDNILLGEKWAFAQKRKDFLSEKFMRELHRKMFGHVWSWAGSYRNSDKSIGVPWFEIPAEINKLLHDVRYWISYETYPIDEIAARLHHRLVLVHPFPNGNGRWARAMADVLLMSLDQPRFSWGAHLNAGTLGEHGDARARYIRALRLADTKNYAELLAFVRS; translated from the coding sequence TTGAGCGACTTCAAATTTGAGTACCCGCCCGGCGCGACGCCGCTGAATCCGAACGAACTCGCCGGTCTGAAACCCACCTACATCTCGACGCAACGTGAGCTGAACGCGGCCGAACAGGACAACATCTTGCTCGGAGAAAAATGGGCGTTCGCGCAAAAACGAAAGGACTTTCTGTCCGAAAAATTCATGCGCGAACTGCACCGAAAAATGTTCGGGCACGTCTGGAGCTGGGCGGGCAGCTACCGCAATTCGGATAAGTCGATCGGCGTTCCTTGGTTCGAGATTCCGGCCGAGATCAACAAGCTCTTACACGACGTCCGCTACTGGATCAGCTACGAAACCTACCCGATCGACGAAATCGCGGCCCGCCTTCACCACCGCTTGGTGTTGGTTCACCCGTTTCCGAACGGCAACGGCCGCTGGGCACGGGCCATGGCGGACGTCCTCTTGATGAGCCTCGATCAACCGCGCTTCTCTTGGGGCGCCCACCTCAACGCCGGAACCCTCGGCGAACACGGCGACGCCCGCGCACGCTACATCCGCGCACTACGCCTCGCCGACACGAAAAACTACGCGGAGCTTTTGGCTTTCGTCCGCTCTTGA
- a CDS encoding mobile mystery protein A, protein MKTNKALMKTQRKSLDEKLRAFVKARAELRPKAGWIRALREALGMTTSQLAERMGIQQSGVTLMEKREVEKKVTLETLERAAKALNCELVYALVPRENLEKIVDEQAARAAKRILARTLHTMRLETQEVGAAESSLHERELATELKNKLDRRLWGTR, encoded by the coding sequence ATGAAGACGAACAAGGCCCTTATGAAAACCCAGCGCAAAAGCCTCGATGAAAAGCTTCGCGCTTTCGTGAAGGCCCGCGCCGAGCTTCGCCCCAAAGCCGGTTGGATCCGCGCTCTGCGAGAGGCCTTGGGAATGACGACCTCGCAGCTCGCCGAACGCATGGGCATCCAGCAGTCCGGCGTGACGTTGATGGAAAAACGCGAAGTCGAGAAAAAAGTGACCCTCGAGACCTTGGAGCGTGCCGCGAAAGCGTTGAACTGTGAACTCGTTTACGCCCTCGTCCCGCGCGAAAATCTGGAAAAGATCGTCGACGAGCAAGCCGCGCGCGCGGCGAAGCGCATTCTCGCGCGGACGCTGCACACGATGCGTTTGGAAACCCAGGAGGTCGGTGCCGCGGAAAGTTCGCTGCACGAGCGCGAGCTCGCGACGGAACTCAAGAATAAACTGGATCGCCGCCTTTGGGGCACGCGTTGA
- a CDS encoding disulfide bond formation protein B, translated as MTTDDRRRMLLQISFVLAVVATLGSLYFGEVLKYPPCQLCWYQRIAMYPLVAICGVALWTGDLRFHRYVLPLTFAGFAIASYHVLLYYGIIPDSITPCSQGVSCTTKQIEWLGFITIPLMSWISFLALHLLSAANLLLKEKNA; from the coding sequence ATGACCACCGACGACCGTCGCCGCATGCTGCTGCAAATCTCGTTTGTCCTGGCGGTCGTCGCGACCTTGGGAAGTCTCTATTTTGGCGAGGTTCTGAAGTATCCGCCCTGCCAACTCTGTTGGTACCAGCGGATCGCGATGTATCCGCTCGTCGCGATTTGCGGTGTTGCGCTCTGGACGGGGGACTTGCGTTTTCACCGCTACGTTCTGCCGCTCACCTTCGCGGGCTTCGCCATCGCGAGCTACCACGTGCTTTTGTATTACGGGATCATCCCGGACAGCATCACGCCGTGCAGTCAGGGCGTGTCCTGCACCACGAAACAAATCGAATGGCTGGGGTTCATCACGATTCCGCTGATGTCTTGGATCAGTTTTCTGGCTCTGCACCTGTTGAGTGCGGCGAATCTTTTGCTGAAGGAGAAAAACGCATGA
- a CDS encoding FAD-dependent oxidoreductase, translating into MSAIHPGETRSLWQDAEAETHIGALTHDFNVDVCVIGGGIAGLTTAYLLQKEGKRVCVLEDFEIASGQSGRTTAQFVTALDERYVNLERYHGARGAEMAADSHSEAIEFVRKIVEDESIDCEMRFVDGYLFADGGHERLLEDELEACHRAGLFEVERLATSPVPSMSEGPCLRFPNQLQLHPVKYLNALANKFEERGGRIFTRTRAVEVRGGEDAYVKTQEGHTVQAQAIVVATNSPVNDLFAIHTKQAPYRSYVIGVKVPAGTVREGFYWDSEEPFHYVRLEAGPRDADPGLMELDYDILIVGGEDHKTGQDQDPEARFTRLLEWTRAKFPQSTDLLYRWSGQVMQSMDGVGFLGHNPMDRDNVYVITGDSGNGMTHGTIGAMLITDQIMGRPNVWETLYNPSRVSLRATGRFLLENVNVAAQYVDWFTPKGDPDFANLPAGEGVVVREGLKMIAAYKNDDGNMELMSAVCPHLAGIVQWNTVEKSWDCPCHGSRFDCHGKVIEGPAFQDLRPHVELTEPPLTEVEFRTRPLLTPAPEF; encoded by the coding sequence ATGAGCGCGATTCACCCTGGAGAAACCCGTTCCCTCTGGCAAGACGCGGAAGCCGAAACGCACATCGGTGCGCTCACTCACGATTTCAATGTCGACGTCTGCGTGATCGGCGGCGGCATCGCCGGATTGACGACGGCGTACCTTCTGCAGAAAGAAGGCAAGCGGGTCTGCGTGCTGGAAGACTTCGAGATCGCGTCGGGACAGAGCGGCCGCACGACGGCGCAGTTCGTGACCGCGCTCGATGAGCGTTACGTGAATCTGGAGCGCTACCACGGGGCCCGCGGCGCCGAGATGGCGGCCGACAGTCACTCCGAAGCGATCGAATTCGTACGCAAAATCGTCGAGGACGAAAGCATCGATTGCGAGATGCGTTTCGTCGACGGCTACCTTTTCGCGGACGGGGGGCACGAACGCCTACTGGAAGACGAGCTCGAGGCCTGCCACCGCGCGGGACTTTTCGAGGTCGAGCGGCTGGCGACGTCGCCGGTTCCTTCGATGAGCGAGGGGCCTTGTCTGCGATTTCCGAATCAGTTGCAGCTGCACCCGGTGAAATATTTGAACGCGCTGGCGAACAAGTTCGAAGAGCGGGGAGGACGCATCTTCACGCGCACACGTGCCGTCGAGGTCCGCGGCGGTGAGGATGCCTACGTCAAAACGCAGGAGGGTCACACGGTCCAAGCGCAGGCGATCGTCGTCGCCACGAACTCACCGGTGAATGATCTCTTCGCGATCCACACCAAACAAGCGCCCTACCGTAGCTACGTCATCGGCGTGAAGGTGCCGGCGGGCACGGTGCGCGAGGGCTTTTACTGGGACTCGGAAGAGCCGTTCCACTACGTGCGCCTGGAGGCCGGTCCGCGCGACGCGGATCCGGGCTTGATGGAATTGGATTACGACATTTTGATCGTCGGCGGCGAAGACCACAAGACCGGCCAGGATCAAGACCCCGAGGCCCGCTTCACCCGGCTTCTGGAGTGGACGCGCGCGAAGTTCCCTCAGTCGACCGATCTGCTTTACCGCTGGTCGGGGCAGGTGATGCAATCGATGGATGGCGTCGGCTTCCTGGGGCACAACCCGATGGATCGCGATAACGTCTACGTCATTACCGGCGACTCCGGCAACGGGATGACCCACGGAACGATCGGGGCGATGCTCATCACCGATCAGATCATGGGTCGTCCGAACGTTTGGGAGACGCTTTACAATCCGTCCCGGGTCAGTCTGCGCGCGACGGGAAGGTTCCTGCTCGAGAACGTGAACGTGGCCGCCCAGTATGTGGACTGGTTCACGCCGAAGGGGGATCCGGATTTCGCGAACTTGCCTGCGGGCGAAGGCGTCGTCGTTCGCGAAGGACTCAAGATGATCGCCGCGTACAAAAACGATGACGGCAATATGGAATTGATGTCGGCGGTTTGCCCGCATTTGGCGGGTATCGTCCAATGGAATACGGTCGAGAAGTCATGGGATTGCCCCTGTCACGGCTCGCGTTTCGATTGCCACGGCAAAGTCATCGAGGGGCCGGCCTTCCAAGATCTGCGTCCCCATGTGGAACTGACGGAGCCGCCACTCACGGAAGTGGAGTTCCGGACACGTCCGCTGCTCACGCCAGCGCCGGAGTTTTAG
- a CDS encoding MBL fold metallo-hydrolase translates to MAIHPPRLQFLGAASTVTGSKYLLHYQDRKILIDCGLFQGLKDLRLKNWEAFPVDPRTIDAIVLTHAHIDHSGYIPRLIKEGFRGKVYCTRATLELCRILLPDTGYLQEEEAEYLNRRRLSKHQPALPLFGQKDAEESLRAFVPHDFDKEFELAPGLSVTFIYAGHILGAAQAIVRAGDRVIGFSGDLGRLQNPIFYPPAPPPPLDYLVVESTYGDRRHEDAQPMEELAKIVNKAHQDGGVVMIPAFTVGRAQEIMYFLAQLKKSKRIPDLPMYLNSPMATNVTSVFSKFRALHRLSERECDETCGVVHYVKNVEESKELNLKKGPMVIISASGMLTGGRILHHIKTFGADPKNFIVLSGFQALGTRGRKIQDGATEIKIFGELSPIGAQVRTLQNLSAHADYAEILTWIRDSQLQPKKVFVTHGEPSAAEAMKEKLQTELGLDAVVPVQDQEFLLD, encoded by the coding sequence ATGGCGATCCACCCCCCACGTCTTCAATTTTTAGGTGCCGCGAGCACGGTCACGGGCTCCAAATACCTTCTGCATTATCAGGATCGTAAAATCCTGATCGACTGCGGGTTGTTTCAGGGACTCAAAGACCTGCGCTTGAAAAACTGGGAGGCTTTTCCCGTCGACCCGCGCACGATCGACGCGATCGTGCTGACCCACGCGCACATCGATCACTCCGGCTACATCCCGCGGCTGATCAAAGAGGGCTTCCGTGGGAAGGTCTACTGCACCCGCGCGACGCTCGAGCTCTGCCGGATCCTTCTGCCGGACACGGGATACCTGCAAGAGGAAGAGGCCGAGTACCTGAATCGACGCCGCCTCTCGAAACACCAGCCCGCGCTCCCGCTCTTCGGGCAAAAAGACGCCGAAGAATCGCTGCGCGCTTTCGTCCCCCACGACTTCGACAAAGAATTCGAACTCGCCCCCGGCCTGAGCGTCACCTTCATCTACGCGGGCCACATCCTGGGCGCGGCGCAAGCGATCGTCCGCGCGGGCGATCGGGTCATCGGTTTTTCGGGCGACCTCGGCCGACTGCAAAATCCGATTTTCTATCCCCCCGCGCCGCCGCCCCCGCTCGACTATCTGGTCGTCGAATCGACCTACGGGGACCGCCGTCACGAAGACGCCCAACCGATGGAAGAGCTGGCCAAGATCGTGAACAAGGCCCACCAAGATGGCGGCGTCGTGATGATCCCGGCGTTCACCGTAGGGCGCGCGCAAGAGATCATGTATTTCCTGGCGCAGCTGAAAAAATCCAAACGTATCCCCGACCTTCCGATGTACCTGAACAGCCCGATGGCGACGAACGTCACGAGCGTTTTTTCGAAGTTCCGCGCCCTGCACCGCCTCAGCGAGCGGGAGTGCGACGAAACCTGCGGCGTCGTGCACTACGTGAAAAACGTCGAAGAATCCAAAGAGCTGAATCTGAAAAAAGGTCCGATGGTGATCATCTCGGCCAGCGGAATGCTGACCGGTGGACGCATCCTCCACCACATCAAAACTTTCGGCGCGGATCCCAAGAACTTCATCGTGCTCTCGGGTTTTCAGGCGCTGGGAACGCGCGGCCGCAAAATCCAAGACGGCGCGACCGAGATCAAGATCTTCGGCGAACTCTCGCCCATCGGCGCGCAGGTGCGTACGTTGCAAAACCTTTCGGCGCATGCGGATTACGCCGAGATTCTAACGTGGATCCGCGATTCCCAACTTCAACCGAAGAAGGTCTTCGTCACTCACGGTGAGCCGAGCGCCGCCGAAGCGATGAAAGAGAAGCTGCAGACCGAACTGGGTCTCGACGCCGTTGTCCCCGTGCAGGATCAGGAATTCCTTCTGGACTAG
- a CDS encoding cation transporter, whose translation MGKSCCENKSSELAALRQKQAGILKIVLVVNAVMFAVELGFGWISRSTALMADSLDMLGDASVYAFSLYALHKGAVWRARAGYAKGVIMAVFGAAVLGQAIFRYMTQTVPLAETMGAIGVVALAANLYCLLLLYRHRSDDINMKSTWLCSRNDIIANAGVIGASGLVAYFNSGLPDLLVGAAIAGLFLWSSIQVIVEARGELDAANAEALDLNHA comes from the coding sequence ATGGGAAAGAGCTGTTGCGAAAACAAGTCGTCGGAGTTGGCCGCGCTTCGCCAGAAGCAGGCGGGGATCTTGAAGATCGTGCTCGTGGTGAACGCGGTCATGTTCGCGGTCGAGCTGGGATTCGGTTGGATCTCGCGCTCGACGGCGTTGATGGCCGACTCACTGGATATGCTGGGCGATGCGAGCGTTTACGCCTTCAGTCTTTACGCGCTTCATAAGGGCGCCGTTTGGCGCGCCCGGGCGGGGTACGCCAAGGGCGTGATCATGGCGGTCTTCGGTGCCGCCGTTTTAGGACAAGCGATTTTTCGCTACATGACCCAGACGGTGCCGCTCGCGGAAACCATGGGCGCGATCGGGGTGGTGGCGCTCGCCGCGAACCTCTACTGCTTGCTTCTGCTTTACCGGCACCGTAGTGATGACATCAACATGAAGTCGACGTGGCTTTGTTCACGCAATGATATCATCGCGAACGCCGGCGTCATCGGGGCGAGCGGGTTGGTCGCGTACTTTAACTCCGGGCTTCCGGATTTGCTCGTGGGAGCCGCGATCGCGGGGCTCTTCTTGTGGTCGTCGATCCAGGTGATCGTCGAGGCGCGGGGCGAGCTCGACGCCGCGAACGCGGAGGCGCTCGACTTGAACCACGCTTAA
- a CDS encoding ATP-binding protein produces MRILSFYNEDQELKPVDVELMLWPGLPTIQFVGGADLTLKESAARIKSAIKAAGFQFPVAQQILVNLKPTHIRKSSRGLELAVALAYLWATEQVEAPELGRVTIYGELGLRGQVEEPADLARARVTQGEVVLTGAGSASAAADFPVRRLSHLADLRAGGNGFYELEADTARGVPMSRPPPVGNEFVSAAEARLLEIIGVGGHHTLLAGPAGSGKSTFARLLHTMLPDLSITEERELRREQRDDPEAGSWRPLIEPHSTTPRMAMLGGGNPPRPGEIVRAHRGLLVLDELLEFDGEVLEALRGPFETGELRVGRLAGVRKYAVDCVIAATTNLCPCGDLVPGLTPNLRCRYSAKRCRSYGERLSGPLLDRFQVLHYPPRKSPAREIRVAEVRAKVLRVQAWQRERGRNLSNRRLSGADLWAQVSPTVREIGFTSQALSERRRLAALRVARSIADLDLRDEIRLEDFNEAMPWAVDNFSRLHQWQMDLRH; encoded by the coding sequence ATGCGAATCCTCAGCTTCTATAACGAAGACCAAGAACTCAAACCCGTCGATGTCGAACTCATGCTATGGCCCGGGCTGCCGACCATTCAATTTGTCGGCGGTGCGGATCTGACATTGAAAGAGTCCGCGGCCCGGATCAAAAGCGCCATCAAGGCGGCGGGTTTTCAGTTTCCCGTAGCGCAGCAGATTCTCGTGAACCTCAAACCCACCCATATCCGAAAATCCTCGCGGGGACTCGAACTGGCCGTGGCGCTCGCTTACCTGTGGGCGACCGAACAAGTCGAAGCGCCGGAGTTAGGGCGGGTCACTATCTACGGCGAGCTCGGTTTGCGCGGTCAAGTGGAAGAGCCCGCGGATCTGGCGCGGGCGCGGGTCACGCAAGGGGAGGTGGTGCTTACAGGTGCGGGAAGTGCCTCAGCCGCTGCGGATTTTCCGGTGCGACGGTTGAGCCACCTTGCGGACTTGCGCGCGGGCGGGAATGGGTTCTACGAGCTGGAAGCCGACACGGCACGGGGCGTGCCGATGTCGCGACCGCCTCCGGTTGGAAATGAATTCGTCTCGGCGGCGGAAGCGCGACTTCTCGAGATCATCGGGGTCGGAGGGCACCATACTTTGCTCGCGGGGCCTGCGGGTTCGGGCAAGTCCACCTTCGCGCGCCTTCTGCATACGATGTTGCCGGATCTCTCCATCACGGAAGAGCGTGAGCTGCGGCGCGAGCAGCGGGACGACCCCGAGGCCGGCTCCTGGCGCCCCTTGATCGAGCCGCATTCGACGACGCCACGGATGGCGATGCTCGGGGGCGGGAATCCTCCGCGCCCGGGCGAAATCGTGCGCGCGCATCGGGGCCTTCTCGTGCTGGACGAACTTTTGGAGTTCGACGGCGAAGTGCTCGAGGCGTTGCGTGGTCCCTTCGAGACCGGAGAGCTGCGGGTCGGGCGCTTGGCGGGCGTTCGCAAATACGCGGTGGACTGCGTGATCGCGGCGACGACGAATCTTTGTCCCTGCGGGGATCTGGTGCCGGGACTCACGCCGAATCTGCGCTGCCGCTACTCCGCGAAACGTTGTCGCAGCTATGGTGAACGTTTGTCGGGACCGCTGCTCGACCGTTTTCAGGTGCTGCACTATCCGCCGCGCAAATCGCCCGCGCGCGAAATCCGGGTCGCGGAGGTGCGCGCGAAAGTTCTGCGCGTTCAGGCTTGGCAACGCGAACGGGGACGGAATCTATCCAACCGACGACTGTCGGGGGCCGATCTGTGGGCGCAGGTTTCACCTACGGTGCGCGAGATCGGTTTCACCTCGCAGGCCTTGTCGGAACGGCGCCGGCTCGCGGCCCTGCGGGTGGCACGCTCGATCGCGGATCTGGATCTGCGTGACGAGATTCGGTTGGAGGATTTCAACGAGGCCATGCCTTGGGCCGTGGACAACTTCTCGCGCCTGCACCAGTGGCAGATGGACCTTCGGCATTGA
- a CDS encoding MerR family transcriptional regulator, translating to MIRIGELAKRTGLTVDTVRFYEKQGLIRSAGRSEGGYREFSDDTAETLRFIAKCRALDISLSEIKKLLHVRSRSAKSCREANVVIDDQLARLRDRIRELKKLELQLAELRSVCNQELDPSDCEIIKSLNR from the coding sequence ATGATCCGAATCGGCGAATTGGCGAAAAGAACGGGGCTCACGGTCGATACCGTGCGCTTTTATGAGAAACAGGGATTGATTCGCAGCGCGGGGCGCTCGGAAGGCGGCTACCGGGAGTTTTCCGACGACACCGCGGAAACCTTGAGGTTCATCGCCAAATGCCGGGCCCTGGATATTTCTTTAAGTGAGATCAAAAAGCTTTTGCACGTGCGTTCGCGGTCCGCGAAATCCTGCCGTGAGGCCAACGTCGTGATCGACGATCAGTTGGCGCGCCTTCGGGATCGTATCCGGGAGCTCAAGAAGCTTGAACTGCAACTCGCGGAGCTGCGTTCGGTTTGCAATCAGGAGCTCGACCCCAGCGACTGCGAGATCATCAAATCCCTCAATCGCTAA
- a CDS encoding tyrosine-type recombinase/integrase produces MLPYWIEFFEDLQHVRGRSQNTVMAYRRDLELYKNFLDTKQPIPAFFDFMRKQNLSTRSQARVVSSVRTYLRYIETRGEKVPELGELRPPKVTAKLPKTLSFEEFQLLVKASVVEDPAKTLRNRVTLMLLYGVGCRVSELIGLNLIDFSPSDRWIKIVGKGHKERMVPLTDHLVTELRAYLEDARTNLLKEDRLLNALLINDRGHRPSRVDVWRWLAAWSAKAGFSEPVNPHRFRHACATSLLENGADLRSIQVLLGHSSIQTTQVYTNVTTQNLVRTVDEHHPLSKPPRDQDLE; encoded by the coding sequence ATGCTCCCTTATTGGATCGAGTTTTTCGAAGACTTGCAGCATGTTCGGGGAAGATCACAAAATACGGTGATGGCTTACCGGCGTGATCTCGAGCTTTATAAGAACTTCCTCGACACCAAACAGCCGATTCCGGCCTTTTTCGATTTCATGCGTAAGCAAAACTTATCGACCCGTTCGCAGGCCCGCGTGGTCTCGTCGGTTCGGACTTATTTGCGCTACATCGAAACGCGCGGCGAGAAAGTTCCCGAACTCGGAGAGCTCCGTCCGCCGAAAGTGACCGCGAAACTGCCGAAGACTCTCAGCTTCGAAGAGTTCCAGCTGCTCGTGAAAGCGAGCGTCGTGGAAGATCCCGCGAAGACCTTGCGCAACCGCGTGACTTTGATGCTCCTGTACGGAGTCGGTTGCCGCGTATCCGAACTCATCGGTTTGAATTTGATCGACTTCAGCCCTTCCGACCGTTGGATCAAGATCGTCGGCAAGGGACATAAAGAGCGGATGGTTCCGTTGACCGATCATTTGGTCACGGAGCTGCGTGCATATCTGGAAGACGCGCGCACGAATCTTCTCAAAGAAGATCGTTTGCTGAACGCGCTTTTGATCAATGACCGCGGTCATCGTCCTTCGCGGGTCGATGTCTGGCGTTGGTTGGCGGCTTGGTCGGCGAAAGCGGGTTTCAGCGAACCCGTGAATCCGCACCGCTTCCGGCACGCCTGTGCGACCTCGCTTCTGGAAAACGGCGCGGATCTGCGCAGCATCCAAGTGCTGCTCGGTCACTCGTCGATCCAGACGACGCAGGTGTACACGAACGTCACGACCCAGAATCTTGTCCGAACCGTGGACGAGCATCACCCTCTGTCCAAACCTCCGCGCGATCAGGACCTGGAATAG
- a CDS encoding thioredoxin domain-containing protein: MKSNKLFVLIVIIAAAAVFAGLTLWQKPATTTGGATGVVIDNALLEKAHSPVKGTADAPVTIVEFLDPECEACRALNPIVNRLLEEFPGKLRIVIRYMPFHGNSKWAASALEEAREQGKYTEALNYLFETQPAWANHGQPRPELIARYLKEIGVDDSKLEREAVIAKHGWKIDADREDGVKLGVRYTPTFFINGKMIEEIGYLQLKEAIEKELARK; encoded by the coding sequence ATGAAATCCAACAAACTCTTCGTTTTGATCGTCATCATCGCCGCGGCGGCGGTTTTCGCTGGGCTTACTTTGTGGCAGAAACCCGCGACGACGACGGGCGGGGCCACCGGCGTCGTGATCGACAACGCCCTCTTGGAAAAAGCCCACAGTCCCGTGAAGGGAACGGCGGACGCGCCCGTAACCATCGTGGAATTTCTGGATCCGGAGTGCGAAGCCTGCCGCGCGCTGAACCCCATCGTCAACCGGCTGCTCGAGGAGTTTCCGGGGAAATTGCGCATCGTGATCCGCTACATGCCTTTTCACGGAAACTCGAAGTGGGCGGCGAGCGCGTTGGAAGAAGCGCGCGAGCAGGGCAAATACACCGAGGCGTTGAACTACCTGTTCGAGACGCAGCCCGCTTGGGCTAATCACGGGCAACCCCGTCCCGAGCTGATCGCGCGCTACCTGAAGGAGATCGGCGTTGATGACTCGAAGCTCGAGCGCGAGGCCGTGATCGCGAAGCACGGTTGGAAGATCGACGCGGACCGCGAGGACGGGGTGAAGCTCGGCGTTCGCTACACGCCGACCTTTTTCATCAACGGCAAGATGATCGAAGAGATCGGCTACCTTCAGCTCAAGGAAGCGATCGAGAAAGAACTCGCCCGGAAATAA
- a CDS encoding SpoIID/LytB domain-containing protein, with translation MFPKVRAGLGLGLISTFFFLSSSYAADTDHVRVRLGSAPAELEFVTESLRFDEEAFTKRPGQILRVKIEKAPAGALRMRVTSGGKAVLERLIGEPPVRFETREAKMGPKNLPPHLILDQVAGVIELRAEVAFTDYLLGVLSREMPGMWPMEALKAQAVATRSYTLSQMRARTAWSFDLEGSILDQEFEWVTPKRRASPALRRWAEALAGTRDQVLRGAGGEVFRAYYHADCGGRTTTPEFVWGPVGEYKSVRDPSCEARPSNKWKFVAEKNWLKKQLQDPGGDRRLPAATKAGLEFSWIQSLFDQRVTLVEWWDGMSDLKILSGQNFRQLLGFGKLKSLRFHTREQGKDVVFEGQGYGHGVGLCQWGSKDWAEKGLSSTQILNHYYPLARVGAPPRGYAQAR, from the coding sequence ATGTTTCCCAAGGTGCGTGCGGGCCTGGGACTGGGCCTGATCTCCACCTTCTTTTTTCTTTCCTCCTCTTATGCCGCCGATACGGATCATGTGCGCGTTCGGTTGGGGTCGGCTCCGGCGGAGTTGGAATTCGTCACCGAAAGCCTGCGCTTCGATGAGGAAGCATTCACGAAGCGCCCCGGACAGATTCTGCGCGTGAAAATAGAAAAGGCGCCGGCCGGCGCTTTGCGGATGCGGGTCACCTCGGGCGGCAAGGCGGTTCTGGAACGCCTGATCGGCGAGCCTCCCGTGCGCTTCGAGACCCGCGAGGCCAAGATGGGGCCCAAGAATTTGCCTCCCCATTTGATTTTGGATCAGGTCGCGGGCGTCATCGAGCTGCGCGCCGAGGTCGCCTTCACGGACTATCTGTTGGGCGTCTTGAGTCGCGAGATGCCGGGGATGTGGCCCATGGAGGCGCTCAAGGCGCAGGCCGTGGCGACGCGTTCCTATACGCTGTCGCAGATGCGCGCGCGCACGGCGTGGAGCTTCGATCTGGAAGGTTCGATTCTGGATCAGGAATTCGAATGGGTGACGCCCAAACGGCGGGCTTCACCGGCGCTGAGACGCTGGGCCGAGGCGCTTGCGGGAACCCGCGATCAGGTCCTGCGCGGGGCGGGGGGCGAAGTCTTCCGCGCCTACTACCATGCGGACTGCGGCGGGCGCACGACGACCCCCGAATTCGTGTGGGGACCGGTCGGTGAATATAAAAGCGTGCGCGATCCCTCGTGCGAGGCGCGGCCCTCGAACAAATGGAAGTTCGTCGCCGAAAAGAACTGGCTGAAAAAGCAATTGCAAGATCCCGGCGGCGACCGTCGTTTACCGGCGGCGACGAAAGCGGGTTTGGAATTCTCGTGGATCCAAAGCCTGTTTGATCAGCGCGTGACGCTGGTGGAGTGGTGGGACGGGATGAGCGATCTGAAAATCCTGTCGGGTCAGAATTTCCGGCAGCTTTTGGGTTTCGGAAAATTGAAAAGCCTGCGCTTCCATACGCGCGAACAAGGCAAAGACGTCGTTTTCGAGGGGCAAGGCTACGGTCACGGCGTCGGTCTTTGTCAGTGGGGATCGAAAGACTGGGCCGAGAAGGGCCTGTCGTCCACGCAGATCTTGAATCACTATTATCCGCTCGCGCGAGTGGGCGCACCCCCGCGAGGTTATGCGCAGGCTCGCTAG